CCGAAAGGGACTGCACGATCGAACTGCGGGCGATGGAGGACGATCTCGCCGTTTTGGAGAATACGTTCGGCCTGAAGGCGGAGATAAAAGAGATTTAATGAATACGGATTCTTTCAGAACTTATCCGGGGTAAACCTGAAGCTGCCTGTCGGCACGGTTATTTCGAAGTTTACCCCTTTGCCTTCTTTTCCGGTTTCAGCAATCATGATGCCGGTTATCGAGAGAATTTCACGCGAAAGGAACAACCCGAGCCCCGTGTGTTTTCCGAAACCTCTCTGGAAGAGTTTTTCCCTGTCCTTATCGGCGATCCCGACACCGTTGTCCCTGTAAGAGATAACAAGCTTCTCATCTTCATCTGAATATGAAAGAGATATTTCGGTTACACGTTCTCCGTGTCGAAAAGAGTTTTCCATCAGGTTGTAGAACACTTTCTCGACAAGTGGGTCGCAGAATATTTCAAGCCCTTTCAGTTTATTTTCAAATTTGATCCCTCCCATATCCAGCATTCCGGCGCACTGGTCGGCTATGATGCCGACATTCTGCCATTTCGGTTCGTTAATCCCGATATCCTGGTATTGCCGGGTGAACTCGATCTGGCGCTGGATTAAATTGACGGCCTCAGTCTCTTTATCGATAAATTTCTGAAGCTCGGGATCTTCTGCAATATCCTTTGAGATTTCAAGATACCCGGTGACGGCCATAATTGAATTCAGGATATCGTGCCTTGTAATCGAGGAGAGCATATTGAGTTTTTTGTTGGCTAAAAATAGGGCATCTTCTGCCTTTTTGCGATCGGTGAAATCCGTTATGATGAAGTTGTATCCCTCTAATCTTCCTTCATTAATGGCAGGAGTCCGGGTCACTCTTATATGCCTGACCGATCCGTCCCTTGAAAAGACCCTGAATATATTGTCGCCGGACTTTTCATCATCTTTTTTCTGAAGGATTTCCCTGGCGTCCAGGAGGTCTTCGGGATGTGCATAGGTCAGGATATTCATACCGATTACTTCCTCCGGGTTGTAACCGTAGGTCTTTTCTATAATATTATTTACAAACAGGATCGTTCCGTCCAGGTCGGTCGTGAGTATTACATCGCTTATATTTTCAACAAGATTCCTGTATTTTTTTTCGCTCTCCACAAGAGCTTCTTCGGCTTTTTTGATTTCTGTTGCATCTTCATATATTGCGACAATCTCACCCGAAGGAAGGCGATAGACAAAATTCTCTCTCCAGCTTTCGATTCGCTTGTCTTTATACTGCGAGACCGGATGGCTCTGTGGTGTTCCGGTATTCCAGACCGTGCGAAAAACCTGTAACAGTCCGAAATCGCGAACAGCAGGAAAAACTTCTGTAACAACCTTTCCTATTACATCTTTTTTAGTAAGGTTCTCGATTATTTCTGCACCGTGGTTAAAATCGACAAATTCGAAATCTTTCCCGTCGTCAACGGCTTTGTAAACTGCAACGCCGCTTTTCATCGAGTTGAAAAGCTCCCTGAAACGGTCTTCGCTCTCTTTCAGCTCCTCCTCAGCTGTTTTTCTTTCGGTTATGTCTTCGAGTGTCTCAACCGCACCGATTATCGAGCCGCTCTTATCTTTTATTAGCGAGGCGGTGAAATAGAGCCATTTCCCCGTTTTATTCATATGAGGAAAGAAATCGACTGCTTCATAAGCTCCTTCAATAAATTGCGATTTATCATATTTTCCTTCATACAATTCCGGGATGCGGTCTTCTTCTCCGTCGATGAGCAGATCAGGCAGGGTGGGCCTTTTTTTAGGGTAGAATGCCTTCCAGTGACGATTCGTTCCCATAACCTCGTTTGATTTTATGCCGCTGTATTTCTCGAGGGCTTCGCTCCAGAAGAGAACCTTGTGGTCCCTGTCTACGACAAATTGCGGGATTGGGGAGCCGCCGA
The window above is part of the Methanolacinia paynteri genome. Proteins encoded here:
- a CDS encoding PAS domain-containing protein: MCPKNTVKTPKREIEKYAPCETWIEAIVGGSPIPQFVVDRDHKVLFWSEALEKYSGIKSNEVMGTNRHWKAFYPKKRPTLPDLLIDGEEDRIPELYEGKYDKSQFIEGAYEAVDFFPHMNKTGKWLYFTASLIKDKSGSIIGAVETLEDITERKTAEEELKESEDRFRELFNSMKSGVAVYKAVDDGKDFEFVDFNHGAEIIENLTKKDVIGKVVTEVFPAVRDFGLLQVFRTVWNTGTPQSHPVSQYKDKRIESWRENFVYRLPSGEIVAIYEDATEIKKAEEALVESEKKYRNLVENISDVILTTDLDGTILFVNNIIEKTYGYNPEEVIGMNILTYAHPEDLLDAREILQKKDDEKSGDNIFRVFSRDGSVRHIRVTRTPAINEGRLEGYNFIITDFTDRKKAEDALFLANKKLNMLSSITRHDILNSIMAVTGYLEISKDIAEDPELQKFIDKETEAVNLIQRQIEFTRQYQDIGINEPKWQNVGIIADQCAGMLDMGGIKFENKLKGLEIFCDPLVEKVFYNLMENSFRHGERVTEISLSYSDEDEKLVISYRDNGVGIADKDREKLFQRGFGKHTGLGLFLSREILSITGIMIAETGKEGKGVNFEITVPTGSFRFTPDKF